One genomic segment of Pseudoalteromonas sp. GCY includes these proteins:
- a CDS encoding DUF885 domain-containing protein, whose product MNKISLVALSVVLGLSGCAQDKPTTETTSVAKITESTLSRAEIDKVVEQYTKQFINHEPALATSLKLSSSEYGHYANRLPDYSVVGMQALQVDMNAAADKLKQLQSGVANSDDLLHLKVNEVIARYYAGDKGFSAGYIDTWGGHLPYIVNQLSGPLLDIPNVLKDQHGIESEQDAKDYVARLNAFVEVTKQVASKVKADANKGVILPKVLFPNTLGYLDNFTAPSSAEHPLVASFKDKLTDLDGITDKAAADYVAQATQIVEQKLYPEFKNVSAIMHALESKAPENVGIWAQPNGEAFYQHEITYLADSDMSAEEIHQIGLAEVERISKRMDEILKQNGYSQGTVGDRMKQLNEESRFLYADSDEGREALLSFLRGEIGTILQKAPDYFSTIPPQPVEVKRIPKAVEAGAPGGYYNGPSLDGSRPGVFSINLKDMKAVPSFGMKTLTYHEAVPGHHFQIALNMLQTEIGLMRQNASFNGYVEGWALYSELLAYEMGMYKDDPFGDLGRLQAEAYRAARLVVDTGLHYKKWTRDQAITYFADATGTAMSDVVSAIDRYIAWPGQALGYKLGMLKLVELREHAKQQLGDKFDIKAFHDVVLLKGARPMALVEEDIKTWINSLQS is encoded by the coding sequence ATGAATAAAATAAGCTTGGTAGCACTCTCTGTCGTGCTAGGTTTGAGCGGATGCGCTCAAGACAAGCCAACAACAGAAACTACATCTGTTGCTAAAATCACAGAATCAACTCTCTCTCGTGCAGAAATCGACAAAGTCGTAGAACAGTACACCAAGCAGTTTATTAACCACGAACCCGCGCTTGCTACTTCGCTCAAATTATCAAGCAGTGAATATGGTCACTATGCCAATAGACTGCCGGATTACTCGGTTGTTGGTATGCAGGCGCTCCAGGTGGATATGAACGCAGCCGCAGATAAATTAAAACAATTACAATCGGGCGTGGCCAACTCTGATGACTTGTTGCACCTTAAAGTAAATGAAGTTATTGCACGTTATTATGCTGGCGATAAAGGCTTCTCAGCAGGTTATATTGATACTTGGGGCGGACACTTGCCATATATTGTCAATCAATTGTCCGGCCCATTGCTGGATATTCCGAATGTGCTTAAAGACCAGCATGGAATAGAGAGCGAGCAAGATGCAAAAGACTATGTTGCGCGCCTAAATGCCTTTGTTGAAGTCACGAAGCAAGTTGCAAGTAAGGTAAAAGCGGATGCCAATAAAGGCGTAATTTTACCAAAAGTATTATTTCCAAACACGTTAGGTTATTTAGATAACTTCACGGCGCCAAGTAGTGCAGAACATCCTTTGGTTGCGTCGTTTAAAGATAAACTTACGGATCTTGATGGTATTACGGATAAAGCCGCCGCTGATTATGTTGCACAGGCAACACAAATAGTTGAGCAAAAGCTTTATCCTGAATTTAAAAATGTGTCTGCGATTATGCACGCTCTAGAGAGCAAAGCGCCTGAAAATGTTGGTATTTGGGCCCAACCAAATGGCGAAGCTTTCTACCAGCATGAAATCACCTATTTGGCGGATTCTGATATGAGCGCGGAAGAGATCCACCAAATTGGCCTTGCTGAGGTGGAGCGTATTTCAAAGCGTATGGACGAAATCCTCAAGCAAAATGGCTATTCACAAGGCACCGTTGGCGACCGGATGAAGCAGCTCAATGAAGAGTCGAGATTTTTATATGCGGATTCTGACGAAGGTCGTGAAGCGTTATTATCGTTCTTGCGTGGTGAAATAGGGACAATTTTACAAAAAGCGCCAGATTATTTTTCTACTATTCCACCGCAACCTGTTGAAGTTAAACGTATACCAAAAGCCGTGGAAGCAGGCGCGCCGGGTGGTTACTACAACGGTCCATCACTTGATGGAAGTCGCCCTGGGGTATTTTCAATCAACCTAAAAGACATGAAAGCAGTACCAAGTTTTGGCATGAAAACCTTAACGTATCACGAGGCGGTTCCTGGTCACCACTTCCAAATTGCGCTTAATATGCTGCAAACAGAAATCGGTTTGATGCGTCAAAATGCCTCATTTAATGGCTATGTTGAGGGCTGGGCGCTGTATTCAGAGCTATTGGCTTACGAAATGGGGATGTATAAAGACGACCCATTTGGAGACTTAGGTCGTCTGCAAGCTGAGGCATATCGTGCTGCTCGACTGGTGGTTGATACGGGCCTACATTATAAAAAGTGGACACGCGATCAAGCGATCACGTATTTTGCTGATGCAACAGGTACGGCGATGAGTGATGTAGTATCGGCTATCGACCGTTATATCGCTTGGCCAGGACAAGCGCTTGGTTATAAGTTAGGTATGCTTAAGTTGGTTGAGCTCAGAGAGCACGCTAAGCAACAGCTAGGTGATAAGTTTGATATTAAAGCATTCCACGACGTGGTGTTGCTAAAAGGCGCAAGGCCAATGGCGCTTGTTGAAGAAGATATCAAGACTTGGATTAATTCTCTGCAGTCGTAA
- a CDS encoding transposase: MARQFDNFYSHGAINFSDFINCVSSLYTGPDCLDDSTLRLLAEMLYRLSQNKQFLAAQVAGSSNYQHHARGMLDNDDLYVLYENKRPFFKVCAQIWHPMPKRGTQRCFIPQVRDYNFTALTTNYFGPGCGSKLYQYEYRKDLQQGEHCDLQFGQFYQFTPESVLFTEASRDVIAQALPKSLSITISLQLEQRAHACFVFDKSSGRVQQIIADSAFGHNEIPEPLLLED, encoded by the coding sequence ATGGCACGCCAATTCGATAACTTTTATAGTCATGGGGCAATTAACTTTAGTGATTTTATTAATTGTGTTTCTAGCTTATATACTGGTCCAGACTGCTTGGATGATAGTACATTAAGACTGCTTGCTGAGATGTTGTATCGGCTTTCGCAAAACAAGCAATTTCTCGCGGCTCAAGTTGCGGGCAGCAGTAATTACCAACATCATGCCCGAGGGATGTTGGACAATGATGATCTATATGTACTTTATGAAAATAAACGACCATTTTTTAAAGTATGTGCACAAATTTGGCATCCAATGCCAAAGCGGGGGACTCAGCGCTGTTTTATTCCGCAAGTGCGGGACTACAATTTTACGGCATTGACAACCAATTATTTTGGCCCCGGTTGTGGCAGCAAGCTCTACCAATATGAATATAGGAAGGACTTACAGCAAGGCGAGCATTGTGATTTACAGTTTGGGCAGTTTTATCAATTTACCCCTGAATCTGTACTCTTTACAGAAGCGTCGAGAGATGTGATAGCGCAGGCTTTACCTAAAAGTTTGAGTATCACAATCAGCTTACAGTTGGAACAAAGGGCACATGCTTGCTTTGTGTTTGACAAGTCATCTGGTCGCGTGCAGCAGATTATTGCTGACTCTGCATTTGGCCACAACGAAATACCTGAACCTCTGTTGCTTGAAGACTAA
- a CDS encoding CreA family protein — MKKLMFALLASCTLLGCSDSEVGDVSLGLFTLKDIKLDSMVDPVVTGVTCHVASVEDDLSFSDPSDSSISCRQTSEITPAMLANIDKSDSGEVVFKKSKSVFFKSMKVRRIFDAKNQTLMYLAYTTKETSGSFKHSLSTVPLWGTQAYQDVKTN, encoded by the coding sequence ATGAAAAAGCTGATGTTTGCATTGTTGGCATCTTGTACGTTACTAGGTTGCTCTGACAGTGAGGTTGGTGATGTGTCACTTGGTCTATTTACGCTCAAAGATATAAAATTAGACTCTATGGTTGACCCCGTTGTAACGGGTGTGACCTGTCATGTGGCGAGTGTTGAAGACGACTTGAGTTTTTCGGACCCAAGCGATAGCTCTATTTCTTGCCGTCAAACGAGTGAAATAACACCTGCGATGCTAGCGAATATAGATAAAAGTGATTCTGGCGAAGTGGTATTTAAAAAATCAAAAAGTGTGTTTTTTAAATCAATGAAGGTGAGAAGGATCTTTGATGCAAAAAACCAAACCTTGATGTACTTAGCCTATACCACTAAGGAAACCTCTGGTAGCTTTAAGCATAGCTTGTCAACCGTGCCATTATGGGGAACTCAGGCTTATCAAGATGTTAAAACCAATTAA
- a CDS encoding TonB-dependent receptor: MSKLHPSLVALAVSSSFFVVNQSQAEESKIQEKSIERIQVTATRRAGTVQEAPLNITAVDSDVMSDQNIGDLEDVARWVPGLTITEQGGREGSPIIVRGLNTNSSERASDSGTVATYLGEIPINVDLRLTDIERVEVLIGPQGTLYGAGTLGGAIRTMLKAPVLDVIEGKLSGDLFSINESDSNGHEVGAVFNMPLVMDELAVRASINRYHNPGFMDYSYVVKQPGVSNPDPDWSNAEDVKANINAVADANDETITTTRVSLRWLVSENIDTTLNYFHQKQENGANSISQYQSLAAQHPLADTIKPYESAYRVLEPNEQEDDLLSLEINADLEFADLVSASGWSSKEQQGQRDQTDLLYDIWPGYADFPSFTALTKDTTDQDTFTQEIRLVSKGDDALNWIAGVYYSKQEISSDDREYTPGLTEFWGDEIDNIEQDLEYIALTNATSKESALFGEVGYAFSDDFNITVGARFYRYDVKTESAAETPLYSGGLPSLEQISFEQVSAKDNGSLFKFNANYTWQDGLLTYFTVSEGFRLGGGNGLESCPETLPEQQIICALPHELSYKPDTTTNYELGLKSTWLNNKLHFNAALFSVDWEDAQISSVTVNGQEIITSNAGSANSSGIELSTRAMLNDQWTVYATYSYAKAQLTDDAPALFAVFKEGDYSAEEIALYQPYYDGTDGDRLPGAPKQQFSFGLSYEQEVFDDKMLNVNYGVTAQSDVYTKVGLKADGEVLPGFALSNLSAKLSSEQWAVTFYVDNLFDKFAFTSVRRDKSWAGEAKFAALNKALPEQQRVYGHYVTTPRTVGVKLNYQFEL, translated from the coding sequence ATGAGTAAGCTCCATCCAAGCTTAGTCGCACTAGCTGTTAGTTCGAGTTTTTTTGTTGTTAATCAATCACAAGCTGAAGAAAGCAAGATTCAAGAAAAATCAATTGAACGAATTCAAGTAACAGCCACTCGACGCGCAGGTACAGTTCAAGAAGCGCCATTAAACATTACCGCCGTCGACAGCGATGTCATGAGCGACCAAAATATTGGCGACCTTGAAGATGTAGCAAGATGGGTTCCTGGTTTGACAATCACAGAACAAGGTGGCCGTGAGGGTTCACCTATTATTGTTCGTGGCTTGAATACTAATTCGTCGGAACGTGCCTCTGACTCAGGAACAGTGGCAACTTACCTCGGCGAAATCCCAATCAATGTGGATTTGCGACTAACCGATATCGAACGTGTTGAAGTCTTGATTGGCCCGCAAGGTACGCTTTACGGCGCAGGCACGCTAGGTGGTGCGATTAGAACCATGCTTAAAGCGCCAGTGCTTGACGTTATTGAGGGTAAACTAAGTGGTGACTTATTCAGTATCAATGAAAGTGACAGTAACGGTCATGAGGTTGGCGCTGTATTCAATATGCCTTTAGTGATGGATGAATTAGCCGTTCGCGCGAGCATCAACCGCTATCACAACCCCGGCTTTATGGATTACAGTTATGTGGTTAAGCAACCTGGCGTTTCAAATCCGGATCCCGATTGGTCCAATGCTGAGGATGTAAAAGCGAATATCAACGCAGTCGCGGATGCAAATGATGAGACCATTACGACCACACGGGTTTCTCTACGTTGGTTGGTGAGCGAGAATATCGATACGACACTGAACTATTTTCATCAGAAGCAAGAAAATGGCGCTAACTCAATTTCACAGTATCAAAGCCTTGCAGCACAGCACCCGCTTGCCGATACGATCAAACCATACGAGTCAGCCTACCGCGTGCTTGAACCTAACGAACAAGAAGACGACCTGCTTAGCCTTGAAATCAACGCCGATTTAGAGTTTGCCGATTTAGTTTCGGCATCCGGTTGGTCAAGCAAAGAACAACAAGGCCAACGAGATCAAACCGATCTACTTTATGATATTTGGCCAGGTTATGCGGATTTTCCTAGTTTCACCGCTTTGACCAAAGATACCACAGATCAAGACACTTTTACCCAAGAGATCCGTTTAGTCTCTAAAGGGGATGACGCGCTAAATTGGATTGCAGGGGTATATTACAGCAAACAGGAAATTAGCTCGGACGATAGAGAGTACACGCCAGGACTCACGGAGTTTTGGGGCGATGAAATCGACAATATTGAGCAAGACCTTGAGTATATCGCACTGACCAATGCCACCAGCAAAGAGTCAGCATTGTTTGGCGAAGTTGGCTATGCATTTTCAGACGATTTTAATATCACAGTGGGCGCTCGTTTCTATCGCTATGATGTTAAAACTGAGTCAGCGGCTGAAACCCCGCTCTATTCTGGTGGCCTGCCAAGCCTTGAGCAAATTTCATTTGAACAAGTCAGTGCCAAAGATAATGGTAGTTTGTTTAAGTTTAATGCCAATTACACTTGGCAAGATGGACTGCTGACGTACTTCACTGTCAGTGAAGGGTTTAGGTTAGGCGGTGGTAACGGTTTGGAGTCGTGCCCAGAAACACTACCAGAGCAACAGATCATCTGTGCACTGCCGCATGAGCTTAGCTATAAACCAGATACCACCACTAACTATGAGCTGGGATTAAAGTCTACATGGCTGAATAACAAGCTGCATTTTAATGCCGCTTTATTCAGTGTTGATTGGGAAGATGCGCAGATCTCATCCGTGACGGTAAACGGCCAAGAGATCATTACCTCCAATGCTGGATCTGCGAACTCTAGTGGGATTGAGTTGTCAACCCGGGCTATGTTGAACGACCAGTGGACGGTGTATGCAACCTATTCTTATGCAAAAGCACAGTTAACTGATGATGCACCAGCCCTGTTTGCGGTATTCAAAGAAGGTGACTATAGCGCTGAAGAAATCGCGCTTTACCAGCCGTACTATGACGGTACAGATGGCGACCGCTTACCTGGCGCCCCAAAACAGCAGTTCTCATTCGGCTTAAGCTACGAACAGGAAGTGTTCGACGACAAAATGCTTAACGTGAATTATGGGGTAACCGCGCAGAGTGACGTATACACAAAAGTCGGACTCAAAGCTGACGGAGAGGTATTACCAGGATTTGCCTTGTCTAACCTCAGTGCTAAGCTTTCAAGCGAGCAATGGGCCGTCACTTTTTATGTCGACAACCTGTTTGACAAATTTGCTTTCACCTCGGTAAGACGCGACAAATCTTGGGCTGGTGAAGCTAAATTTGCGGCGTTAAACAAAGCCTTGCCAGAGCAGCAGCGTGTGTACGGACACTATGTCACAACACCTCGTACCGTTGGCGTCAAGCTAAACTACCAGTTTGAGTTATAA
- a CDS encoding sulfotransferase family protein, whose product MTSYNQIQIYIQQRQFQAAHHALVARINTNANDHHAYALLAELNIALGNLSKALKIYDKCLSLFPCALYSLSAAKLALFTQAPLVAKRYILHLLGNTQLSGSEHDTLANILLRLNQYTDAGWHFNHAYTRSPHCPEIALNYAMHLKMSGELAQARTLLASLVQANPSNAKCQLAYSELAPVELASTRITQLATEITTRTAPLTLQRLHHALALEYEKQENYPKAWQSFIASKQAISTEISYSSKQMTEYFQALGKLLDKPIDFAPEQTLAPVFVIGLPRSGTSLMEQILAQLSLQPLGETSILPQALWFSREYDGNIQHISHAYEEANAIEQYRRFTAQSVAGDQRFIDKQPFHFFFIDLLAKAFPRAKFVVMKRDRTDTCIANFRQLYQTNSPFHGYSYRMQDIQAMYDDTYAFLQDAAQKHPTQIKFVNYESLVEIPQAVMKEVCQFLELDWQDNALHFYKQGYYSATASKMQIRQPLNNSSVGKYRNLYPI is encoded by the coding sequence ATGACATCATACAATCAGATCCAAATCTATATTCAACAGCGTCAATTTCAAGCGGCGCATCACGCATTAGTCGCTCGCATCAATACCAATGCCAACGATCACCACGCGTACGCCTTATTGGCCGAATTGAATATCGCACTCGGTAACCTCAGTAAAGCGCTAAAAATTTACGACAAGTGCCTAAGTTTATTTCCCTGCGCACTTTACTCCCTAAGTGCTGCCAAACTTGCGCTTTTTACCCAAGCACCATTAGTGGCAAAGCGCTATATTCTGCATTTGCTAGGCAACACACAGTTGTCGGGGTCAGAGCACGATACCCTCGCAAATATCTTACTGAGATTAAACCAATATACTGACGCTGGTTGGCATTTTAACCATGCCTATACACGCTCACCGCACTGTCCTGAAATCGCGCTCAATTATGCAATGCATTTAAAGATGTCTGGTGAATTAGCACAAGCACGGACGCTGCTTGCCTCTTTAGTGCAAGCAAACCCAAGTAATGCAAAGTGCCAGTTAGCATACTCAGAGCTTGCTCCTGTAGAATTAGCATCGACTCGCATCACTCAGTTAGCAACTGAGATAACAACGCGAACTGCTCCACTTACATTACAACGGCTTCACCATGCACTGGCACTCGAATACGAAAAGCAGGAAAATTATCCCAAGGCCTGGCAAAGCTTTATTGCCAGTAAACAAGCGATAAGTACCGAGATTTCCTATTCATCTAAACAAATGACTGAATACTTTCAAGCACTTGGCAAACTTCTAGACAAGCCTATTGATTTTGCTCCAGAGCAAACGCTTGCACCAGTATTTGTCATTGGGCTGCCACGTTCAGGCACTAGCCTAATGGAGCAGATCTTAGCGCAATTGTCGCTACAGCCGCTGGGAGAGACCAGTATATTACCTCAAGCACTTTGGTTTTCTCGTGAATACGACGGCAATATTCAACATATCAGCCACGCCTATGAAGAGGCTAACGCCATTGAGCAATATCGTCGCTTTACCGCGCAATCCGTTGCTGGTGACCAACGTTTTATAGACAAACAACCATTTCATTTTTTCTTTATCGATTTGCTTGCGAAGGCGTTTCCACGCGCGAAATTTGTCGTGATGAAACGAGACAGAACAGATACTTGTATCGCAAACTTCCGTCAACTATATCAAACGAATAGCCCCTTTCATGGCTACTCATACCGGATGCAAGACATTCAAGCTATGTATGATGATACTTATGCGTTTTTGCAAGATGCCGCACAAAAACATCCGACTCAAATTAAATTTGTGAATTATGAATCGCTGGTAGAAATACCTCAGGCTGTGATGAAGGAAGTCTGTCAATTTCTCGAATTGGATTGGCAAGACAATGCACTTCACTTTTATAAGCAAGGTTATTACTCAGCGACAGCTAGCAAAATGCAGATCAGACAGCCATTGAATAACTCAAGTGTGGGCAAATATCGAAATTTATACCCAATATAG
- a CDS encoding YqaA family protein has translation MALTAELKHKTKRLVESKNMLKGITVASFLESTIVPIPLEAVMVPLMQARREKLWLIALMATVGCVIGALFGYALGYYLFDAVGGSVIELLSSQSQFEQVKAQMQSQGFWFVLTLGIAPVPFQIAMLAAGATKFSLLQFLIATCIARSLRYFGLAAVVYFAGDQAEKLIKKHKIKAVILTTAIVLLAWWIASR, from the coding sequence ATGGCGTTAACGGCCGAATTGAAGCATAAGACCAAGCGATTAGTAGAATCAAAAAATATGCTCAAAGGGATCACGGTTGCCTCTTTTTTAGAGTCAACCATCGTGCCTATTCCGCTTGAAGCTGTGATGGTGCCGCTTATGCAAGCAAGGCGAGAAAAGCTATGGCTAATTGCGCTAATGGCGACGGTTGGATGTGTGATTGGTGCTTTATTTGGTTATGCGTTGGGTTATTATTTATTTGATGCAGTGGGGGGGTCCGTTATTGAGCTGCTGTCGAGCCAGTCTCAGTTTGAGCAAGTGAAAGCGCAGATGCAAAGTCAGGGATTTTGGTTTGTGTTGACCTTAGGTATTGCGCCAGTACCTTTTCAGATTGCCATGTTAGCAGCAGGCGCCACAAAATTTTCACTATTACAATTTCTAATTGCAACCTGTATTGCCCGTTCACTACGTTATTTTGGCTTGGCGGCGGTCGTTTACTTTGCTGGTGATCAGGCCGAAAAGCTAATTAAAAAACATAAAATAAAAGCCGTTATTCTCACAACGGCCATTGTGCTGCTCGCATGGTGGATAGCTAGTCGCTAG
- a CDS encoding acyl carrier protein phosphodiesterase, which translates to MNYLAHLYFAKPTAASHFGNLLGDFQKGVDIQALPKPVRLGLQTHRQVDKFTDSHSITKSAKQLFSPARRRFAGIALDVLYDHFLIKHWQQYHSTSLDDFKRQSFSLLHDNLHIMPAHMQRVVSAMTQNDWFATYESVVGVGHALDNIAKRIRFQNQFAGSERDITKHYQQLESGFNVFFPQLIAHMQQLIEPEI; encoded by the coding sequence GTGAATTATTTGGCGCATTTGTACTTTGCTAAACCGACCGCTGCATCACACTTTGGCAACTTACTCGGCGACTTTCAAAAAGGTGTGGATATACAAGCACTGCCTAAACCCGTGCGACTTGGCCTACAAACACATAGGCAAGTCGATAAATTTACCGATAGTCACTCGATTACAAAATCTGCTAAACAACTTTTTTCGCCCGCGCGTCGCCGTTTTGCAGGCATTGCACTGGATGTGTTATATGACCACTTTTTGATTAAACACTGGCAGCAATATCACAGCACCTCGCTTGACGACTTTAAACGTCAGAGCTTTTCCTTGCTTCACGATAACTTGCACATCATGCCTGCGCACATGCAACGAGTCGTTAGCGCAATGACACAAAATGATTGGTTTGCCACCTATGAATCCGTAGTTGGTGTGGGCCATGCGCTCGATAACATCGCCAAACGTATTCGTTTTCAAAACCAATTTGCTGGCAGTGAAAGAGATATTACAAAGCACTATCAACAACTAGAATCAGGATTTAATGTCTTTTTTCCACAATTAATTGCCCACATGCAACAACTCATAGAACCTGAAATTTAG
- a CDS encoding tetratricopeptide repeat protein translates to MLFVQALFTLFLLLTPFSTQASALLPTLETLKQLLTDNPSVALEEIDTLLNKNTTPTYLSAAWFKLSLMKIEAHSLLGHYETAYQAIDELNQVLDKVADPDAKSKLLLSHATLLLSQNRATEAEEKLELALNTTSQADERLIADIHDRLAHINRFRANYRSALNHAEQAIQIAKRINDVPRLAGFYNQIGIVYDYMGQIEQAISFHEQSLMLQRKRNNQQGISNSLYNIGELYRDLEEFPLALSHFEQALRVDKLLGNPRHIANSYGKIGQVLYQQGEYKQAQVFILNGLALTKKMEADSDTAWQLSNLVNVQLAQGDVNKALNSANEALTLAIKSGANRTERTVRLALANVYLAQDKSEDAKEQLELLLEQPQLGTQTQSDIHKQLAAIYQQAGEFEAALTQLKQYQHAQTELKKVSDKNKAYKMALNIELVRKEQALSLLQKEQSLQQANLENLKLQRGLAIASALLLLAGLAIYFLRQRQKQKLEALEQHMAARALEQKNQLLADISHELRSPLTGLKLTIEAMQFNIEPDIDVAYKKVNSKINQLDTLISDIYQSAQFDNNVMSLELRPLDINTIVKDCCAELTPVFAKKQQSLRCNLSEQALQVEGDPQRLKQVILNLLRNSHFYTDAAGTSLIHTRLVDSYAIITVEDSSPGVATSELDKIFERLYRCEHSRSRDLGGSGLGLAISKHIVLAHHGSINANHSPLGGLLVEVKLPIKSAQNDIGHAKSPQ, encoded by the coding sequence TTGCTTTTTGTCCAAGCACTATTTACGCTATTTTTACTTTTAACTCCGTTTTCCACCCAAGCCAGTGCACTATTACCCACGCTTGAAACGTTAAAGCAGCTGTTAACCGATAACCCATCCGTTGCGCTTGAAGAAATTGACACACTCCTAAACAAAAATACGACTCCAACTTACCTTTCAGCAGCTTGGTTTAAACTCAGCCTAATGAAGATTGAAGCCCATTCTTTGCTTGGCCATTATGAAACTGCTTATCAGGCGATAGATGAGCTCAATCAGGTGTTAGATAAGGTGGCAGACCCTGATGCAAAGAGTAAATTATTATTGAGTCACGCCACGTTGCTACTTAGTCAAAATCGCGCGACAGAGGCAGAAGAAAAGCTTGAGCTGGCACTCAACACCACCTCTCAAGCCGATGAGCGGTTAATTGCAGATATTCATGATCGCCTTGCTCATATTAACCGCTTTCGGGCAAACTACCGCAGCGCGCTAAATCATGCTGAGCAGGCCATCCAAATTGCAAAACGCATTAATGATGTTCCGCGACTCGCAGGTTTCTATAACCAAATTGGCATTGTTTACGATTACATGGGCCAAATTGAGCAAGCTATCAGCTTCCATGAACAATCTCTTATGCTTCAGCGCAAACGCAATAACCAGCAAGGGATCTCCAACTCACTGTACAACATCGGCGAACTCTACCGTGATTTAGAAGAATTTCCTCTTGCACTGTCACATTTTGAACAGGCACTCAGGGTCGATAAGCTATTAGGTAATCCGCGTCATATCGCCAACAGCTACGGTAAGATTGGCCAAGTTTTATATCAACAGGGAGAGTATAAACAAGCTCAGGTGTTTATTCTAAACGGCCTTGCCCTAACAAAAAAAATGGAGGCTGACAGCGACACGGCTTGGCAATTAAGTAATTTAGTCAATGTTCAACTAGCTCAAGGTGATGTGAATAAAGCCTTAAATAGTGCAAATGAAGCGCTTACGCTTGCGATAAAATCCGGTGCCAACCGAACAGAGCGCACCGTTAGGCTGGCACTTGCTAATGTCTATTTGGCTCAAGATAAAAGTGAAGACGCCAAAGAACAGCTTGAACTATTGCTAGAGCAACCTCAGCTTGGCACTCAAACTCAAAGTGATATTCACAAACAGCTGGCCGCAATTTATCAACAAGCAGGCGAGTTTGAAGCCGCACTTACTCAATTAAAACAATATCAACACGCACAAACTGAACTAAAGAAGGTTAGCGATAAAAACAAAGCGTACAAAATGGCATTAAACATAGAACTTGTGAGAAAGGAACAAGCACTTAGCCTGTTACAAAAAGAGCAGTCGCTGCAACAAGCAAATTTAGAAAACCTAAAGTTGCAGCGCGGCTTGGCCATCGCCTCTGCTCTGCTGCTGCTCGCAGGGCTTGCCATATACTTTTTAAGACAACGCCAGAAACAAAAACTAGAAGCCTTAGAACAGCACATGGCCGCGCGAGCTTTGGAACAGAAAAACCAGTTGCTCGCCGATATTTCTCACGAGTTGCGTAGCCCGTTAACTGGACTAAAACTGACAATTGAGGCGATGCAATTTAATATCGAACCTGATATTGATGTCGCCTATAAAAAAGTGAACAGTAAAATCAACCAACTAGATACCTTAATCTCAGACATTTATCAATCCGCTCAGTTTGACAATAATGTGATGTCGTTAGAACTCAGGCCGCTTGATATAAATACCATTGTTAAGGATTGCTGCGCAGAACTCACGCCTGTTTTTGCGAAAAAGCAGCAATCTCTACGCTGTAATTTAAGTGAGCAAGCCTTGCAGGTAGAAGGCGACCCACAGCGTCTAAAACAGGTCATCCTGAACCTTTTACGGAACAGCCATTTTTACACTGATGCAGCGGGAACCAGTCTAATACATACACGCTTAGTCGACTCATATGCCATTATCACAGTGGAAGATTCAAGCCCAGGAGTAGCAACCTCGGAGCTAGATAAAATTTTTGAACGACTTTATCGCTGTGAACACTCCAGAAGCCGGGATCTTGGCGGCTCGGGGCTTGGACTTGCCATTAGCAAACATATTGTGTTGGCGCATCATGGTTCTATCAACGCCAATCATAGCCCGCTTGGCGGGCTACTCGTTGAAGTGAAGCTTCCGATTAAATCCGCTCAAAACGATATAGGCCACGCCAAATCACCGCAGTGA